The following are from one region of the Prochlorococcus marinus str. SB genome:
- the rpsL gene encoding 30S ribosomal protein S12 produces MPTISQLVGSERKRLTKKTKSPALKACPERRGVCTRVYTSTPKKPNSALRKVARVRLTSGFEVTAYIPGIGHNLQEHSVVLLRGGRVKDLPGVRYHIIRGTLDTAGVKDRRQSRSKYGAKVPKD; encoded by the coding sequence ATGCCCACCATCTCACAATTAGTAGGTTCAGAAAGAAAACGTCTGACAAAGAAAACAAAATCTCCTGCATTAAAAGCTTGCCCTGAAAGAAGAGGAGTATGTACAAGAGTCTATACATCAACACCTAAGAAGCCTAATTCAGCTTTGAGGAAAGTTGCTAGGGTTAGATTAACCTCTGGTTTCGAAGTAACTGCCTATATTCCTGGGATTGGACATAACTTGCAAGAACATTCTGTAGTGCTACTTAGAGGTGGAAGAGTCAAGGATTTGCCAGGAGTTAGATATCATATAATAAGAGGAACTTTAGATACGGCTGGAGTCAAAGATAGACGTCAATCCAGATCTAAGTATGGAGCAAAAGTTCCAAAAGATTAA
- the rpsG gene encoding 30S ribosomal protein S7 → MSRRNAAVKRPVLPDPQFNSRLASMMISRLMKHGKKSTAQRILSDAFSLISERTGGNAVELFETAVKNATPLVEVRARRVGGATYQVPMEVRQERGTAMALRWLVTFSRARNGKSMSQKLAGELMDAANETGSAVKKREDTHKMAEANKAFAHYRY, encoded by the coding sequence ATGTCACGTCGTAATGCAGCAGTAAAAAGACCAGTTCTGCCTGATCCTCAATTTAATAGTCGTCTTGCTTCAATGATGATTTCTCGATTGATGAAACATGGTAAAAAATCTACAGCTCAAAGAATATTATCTGATGCGTTTTCTCTAATAAGCGAGAGAACAGGTGGTAATGCAGTGGAATTATTTGAAACAGCTGTAAAAAATGCTACTCCTCTTGTTGAGGTAAGAGCTAGAAGAGTTGGTGGTGCAACATATCAAGTACCCATGGAAGTTCGCCAAGAGAGGGGTACGGCTATGGCATTAAGATGGCTTGTTACATTCTCTCGTGCAAGAAATGGAAAAAGCATGTCCCAAAAACTTGCAGGCGAGTTGATGGATGCAGCAAATGAAACAGGCAGTGCCGTTAAAAAAAGAGAAGATACTCATAAAATGGCAGAAGCTAATAAAGCTTTTGCGCATTACAGATATTAA